A single region of the Lotus japonicus ecotype B-129 chromosome 4, LjGifu_v1.2 genome encodes:
- the LOC130711277 gene encoding AP-5 complex subunit mu: MPSGCCIRAIWILNNLDAVAFSRKFPVVEKRWRAACTTADHVFSSLPPDSDLADAFLQRRHREGSARGFGIRKSNSSVGSDSWVDDPITRHVIGLYINKEEEDDDNLLWPLILHIRGHYSILVLPLVEPRHLKAYAKLCKRADCGSALGLDGSLSSLLLDLPSITGAFMIAHAIGDIITGDTAEPEVIVSAAPSVGGLFDSLTGSIGISSRAKPVAPPVASSPLSAAAPGSVSADTPKIGSKPLDKDALRTFISSSMPFGTPLDLNYSNIFTIKVNGFSASDLPPADQKQPAWKPYLYKGKQKMLFTIHEIVHAALYDRDEIPDIISVSGQINCRAELEGLPDVSFPLTGLNTANLEVSSYHPCAQVSDQGLDKQGLVFSPPLGNFVLMRYQATCTLGPPIKGFYQLSMVSEDEGAFLFKLRLMGGYKAPLTMEFCTVTMPFPRRRIVSLDGTPSVGSVSTSEHSVEWKIVPSGRGLSGKSIEVTFPGTVKFAPWKIQRVSSSKSSFGTIADEDSDNEAENASNMVNEEHLMEKMNKDLPPVDLEEPFCWQAYNYAKVSFKIIGASVSGIAVDPKSVSIYPAVKAPMEFSTQVTSGDYILWNTLGKCPHVATMKV, encoded by the exons ATGCCCAGCGGTTGCTGCATCAGAGCAATCTGGATTCTCAACAACCTCGACGCCGTCGCTTTCTCCAGGAAGTTTCCGGTGGTAGAGAAGCGGTGGCGAGCTGCTTGCACCACCGCCGATCATGTCTTCTCTTCCTTACCCCCTGACTCTGACCTAGCCGATGCTTTTCTCCAAAGAAGACACAG GGAAGGATCTGCGCGAGGATTTGGCATCCGCAAGAGCAATTCATCTGTGGGGTCAGATTCGTGGGTGGATGATCCTATTACTCGTCATGTAATTGGTCTTTACATTAACAAGGAAGAGGAGGACGATGATAATCTTCTGTGGCCTCTAATCTTGCACATTAGGGGCCATTACAGTATACTTGTTCTGCCATTGGTTGAGCCTAGGCATTTGAAGGCTTATGCCAAGTTATGTAAAAGAGCTGATTGTGGAAGTGCTCTTGGGCTTGATGGTAGTTTGTCTTCTCTCTTGCTGGATCTTCCTTCAATAACAGG GGCATTTATGATAGCTCATGCCATTGGTGACATAATTACTGGCGACACCGCAGAACCTGAAGTAATCGTGAGTGCAGCTCCCTCTGTTGGAGGGCTGTTTGATTCATTGACCGGCAGTATAGGCATCTCCTCCAGGGCAAAACCCGTGGCTCCACCAGTTGCCTCCTCTCCTTTGAGTGCAGCTGCACCAGGATCTGTTTCAGCTGATACTCCGAAAATTGGGTCTAAGCCTTTGGATAAAGATGCACTCAGGACATTTATAAGTAGTTCAATGCCCTTTG GTACACCCTTGGACCTTAATTATTCCAATATTTTCACCATCAAGGTCAATGGCTTTTCTGCATCAGATTTGCCTCCTGCAGACCAGAAGCAACCAGCTTGGAAGCCATATCTATACAAAGGAAAGCAGAAAATGCTGTTCACGATTCATGAGATTGTTCATGCAGCTCTGTATGATAGAGATGAAATTCCAGATATTATATCAGTTTCTGGTCAAATAAATTGTAGAGCTGAACTGGAAGGGTTGCCAGACGTGTCATTTCCCTTAACAGGATTGAACACAGCAAACCTTGAGGTTTCATCATATCATCCTTGTGCTCAAGTTTCAGATCAGGGTTTGGATAAGCAGGGTCTGGTGTTTTCTCCTCCATTAGGTAATTTTGTGTTGATGCGCTATCAGGCAACTTGTACCCTTGGACCCCCTATTAAGGGATTCTATCAATTATCAATGGTTTCTGAGGATGAAGGTGCATTTCTATTCAAGTTACGTCTAATGGGAGGTTATAAGGCTCCTTTAACAATGGAGTTCTGTACTGTGACTATGCCCTTTCCTAGGAGGAGGATTGTATCTTTGGATGGGACTCCTTCTGTTGGATCAGTTTCAACTTCAGAGCACTCTGTTGAATGGAAAATTGTGCCAAGTGGACGGGGACTGTCTGGGAAAAGTATTGAAGTGACTTTCCCTGGAACAGTCAAGTTTGCGCCATGGAAAATCCAAAGGGTGTCTTCCTCTAAGTCATCATTTGGAACCATTGCTGATGaggatagtgataatgaggcaGAAAATGCTAGCAACATGGTTAATGAAGAACATTTGATGGAGAAAATGAACAAGGATCTTCCTCCAGTTGATCTAGAGGAACCATTTTGCTGGCAAGCATACAATTATGCTAAA GTATCATTCAAGATCATTGGGGCATCTGTATCTGGAATTGCGGTTGATCCTAAATCT GTGAGCATCTACCCAGCTGTAAAAGCACCCATGGAGTTTTCAACTCAG GTTACTTCTGGAGACTATATTTTGTGGAATACTCTTGGTAAGTGCCCACATGTTGCCACAATGAAGGTGTAA
- the LOC130714717 gene encoding uncharacterized protein LOC130714717 yields MSRPMEEDAPGKNEEEEFNTGPLSVLMMSVKNNTQVLINCRNNKKLLGRVRAFDRHCNMVLENVREMWTEVPKTGKGKKKAQPVNKDRFISKMFLRGDSVIIVLRNPK; encoded by the exons ATGAG CCGCCCAATGGAGGAAGAT GCACCAGGTAAGAATGAGGAAGAGGAATTCAACACTGGACCACTATCTGTCCTCATGATGAGTGTTAAAAATAACACCCAG GTACTCATAAATTGTCGGAACAACAAAAAGCTTCTGGGTCGTGTCAGGGCTTTTGATAGGCACTGCAACATGGTTCTTGAAAATGTCAGAGAAATGTGGACCGAG GTGCCTAAGACTggtaaaggaaagaaaaaggcTCAGCCTGTCAACAAGGATAGATTCATCAGTAAAATGTTCCTCCGCGGAGATTCTGTCATCATCGTCCTCAGGAACCCAAAATAA